Proteins from one Lachnospiraceae bacterium KGMB03038 genomic window:
- a CDS encoding fucose isomerase, with the protein MKKVGFGVIVSTRGFFNPLLASAGRKELLQKLENLGYSTVCLDEETTRYGLVETKEDAKKCARLFREKEEEIQGIIVCLPNFGDEVGVVSAIDQADLGVPVLVQACDDEKDKMDLAGRRDAFCGKLSVCNNLYQYGIPFTDTTYHTCAINSDVFTKDIENFAKICRIVSGLKGLRVAQIGTRPAAFQTVRYSEKLLQKIGVQVIPVDMAEIIFAALSQEENEEVREVAGRIRAYGTLEDGVADENVIKQAKLYVTIKKWMKENDCQAGSLQCWDAVQKNYGCATCLTMSMLGEEGIPMSCEGDVMGAVTMYAMYLASLSPSGYLDWNNSFGEDRNMCIGIHCSNFPKSFINADFTIGSLDILGNSLGKENCFGACKGVIAPGRMTYGKISTDDGKGVVKMYVGEGEFVEDAIDTLGGVAIIRAPGLQSMMHYICANGYEHHVAMNRGWNADVLEEALGKYLGVEVYHHIEVD; encoded by the coding sequence ATGAAAAAAGTAGGATTTGGAGTAATCGTGTCAACTCGCGGTTTTTTTAATCCGCTGCTGGCATCGGCGGGACGTAAAGAGCTGCTGCAAAAGCTGGAGAACTTAGGGTATAGCACGGTATGTCTGGACGAGGAGACTACCCGGTACGGATTAGTGGAGACGAAGGAAGATGCGAAGAAATGTGCCAGATTGTTCCGGGAAAAGGAAGAAGAGATCCAAGGAATCATCGTGTGTCTGCCGAATTTCGGGGATGAAGTCGGCGTAGTAAGTGCCATTGATCAGGCGGATCTTGGCGTACCGGTGCTGGTGCAGGCATGCGATGATGAAAAGGATAAGATGGATCTGGCGGGAAGAAGAGATGCTTTCTGCGGGAAATTGTCAGTGTGTAATAATTTATATCAGTACGGAATTCCATTTACAGATACCACCTATCATACCTGCGCCATTAACAGTGATGTGTTTACAAAAGATATTGAGAATTTCGCAAAAATCTGCCGCATCGTAAGCGGGCTGAAAGGACTTCGCGTGGCGCAGATAGGAACTAGGCCAGCAGCCTTCCAGACAGTTCGCTATTCTGAGAAATTGCTGCAGAAGATTGGTGTACAGGTAATTCCGGTAGATATGGCTGAGATTATCTTCGCCGCGTTAAGCCAGGAGGAAAACGAAGAGGTAAGAGAGGTAGCTGGCCGTATACGAGCTTACGGGACACTGGAGGACGGAGTAGCAGATGAAAATGTGATCAAACAAGCCAAATTATACGTAACAATCAAGAAATGGATGAAGGAAAATGACTGCCAGGCAGGATCGCTCCAGTGTTGGGATGCGGTTCAAAAGAATTATGGATGCGCCACTTGTCTGACCATGAGTATGTTAGGCGAGGAAGGAATCCCTATGTCCTGTGAGGGAGATGTAATGGGCGCTGTAACCATGTACGCAATGTATCTGGCAAGCCTGTCACCGTCCGGCTATTTGGACTGGAACAACAGCTTTGGAGAGGATCGAAATATGTGTATCGGAATCCATTGCTCTAATTTTCCTAAATCTTTTATCAATGCTGATTTCACCATCGGAAGTCTGGATATCCTTGGTAATAGCCTTGGGAAGGAAAATTGTTTCGGCGCCTGTAAGGGAGTGATCGCTCCAGGCAGGATGACTTATGGGAAGATTTCTACCGATGACGGTAAAGGTGTTGTAAAGATGTATGTGGGAGAGGGCGAGTTTGTGGAGGATGCGATCGATACTCTGGGAGGTGTGGCCATTATCCGCGCGCCAGGACTCCAATCTATGATGCATTATATCTGCGCTAACGGCTATGAACATCATGTAGCTATGAACCGGGGCTGGAATGCGGATGTTTTAGAAGAAGCGCTGGGCAAATACCTGGGCGTAGAGGTCTATCATCATATTGAAGTTGATTAG
- a CDS encoding ethanolamine utilization protein EutN: protein MYIGKVIGTVVSTCKEQNLKGLKLLIVRNLFEKDPDKSEIAVDAAGAGVGDCVLVTIDGGAARMAAGVKDAPINNAVIGIVDHPEMYLEGKQACRKHTK from the coding sequence ATGTATATTGGAAAGGTGATCGGAACGGTAGTTTCGACCTGTAAGGAACAGAACCTGAAAGGGCTGAAGCTTCTGATCGTAAGAAATTTATTTGAGAAGGACCCGGATAAATCGGAGATTGCTGTGGATGCCGCCGGAGCAGGCGTAGGAGACTGCGTGCTGGTCACGATTGATGGCGGGGCGGCCCGGATGGCGGCAGGGGTGAAAGATGCGCCTATCAATAACGCAGTTATCGGAATTGTTGATCATCCGGAGATGTATCTGGAGGGAAAACAGGCATGCAGAAAACATACGAAATAG
- a CDS encoding BMC domain-containing protein has product MEALGMIETRGFVGAVEAADAMVKAANVSLINYKTVGAGLVTVMIRGDVGAVKAATEAGASAAEKVGELVSVHVIPRPHSDVEKILNDLREKTE; this is encoded by the coding sequence ATGGAAGCATTGGGAATGATCGAGACAAGAGGATTTGTAGGAGCTGTTGAGGCGGCAGATGCCATGGTAAAAGCGGCCAATGTCAGTCTGATCAACTACAAAACAGTAGGCGCCGGGCTGGTAACAGTGATGATCCGGGGAGATGTGGGAGCAGTAAAAGCAGCTACAGAAGCAGGGGCTTCCGCGGCAGAGAAGGTAGGGGAATTGGTTTCCGTACATGTGATTCCAAGGCCTCATTCAGATGTAGAGAAAATCCTTAATGACTTGAGAGAAAAAACGGAGTGA
- a CDS encoding M24 family metallopeptidase, which produces MTDFEKKIGRIRRFLKEETYEAMVLGRRDDFSWLTGGREGGVVLCQEQSFVYLVITEREKIAVSMRADGKKAAGELLEGMDFRLVELDWKSPGKESYIETLLEGSKFVSDIPLKGGTFDLEAIYELEYPMTDREVERYRELGELTEIILSKAAQKLRPGMTENQLKKEFLKLCAEYGAEVDVLLLGSDERIKSYRHCTPTDKRIEKTVLLSPVLRKYGLHSNTARMFCLGKAPEKLRETYDIVNQIQAEIIAASVEGIPFREIFSLQEQMYRELGYENEWMVHAHGAPVGYMLSDGGVLYHQERKMKKNQAYEWYVTVTGAKSAELVMNVEGTQEILSVAGKWPVKKYETKSGGRIELPEVLEV; this is translated from the coding sequence ATGACAGATTTTGAAAAAAAGATTGGAAGAATCCGGCGGTTTTTAAAGGAGGAAACATATGAGGCCATGGTACTTGGCCGGCGGGACGATTTCTCTTGGCTGACAGGAGGCCGTGAGGGCGGCGTAGTGCTCTGCCAGGAACAGAGTTTCGTGTATCTGGTGATCACAGAGAGAGAAAAGATTGCGGTATCCATGCGGGCCGATGGGAAAAAGGCAGCAGGAGAGCTGTTAGAAGGAATGGATTTCCGTTTGGTGGAACTAGACTGGAAATCTCCAGGGAAAGAAAGCTATATTGAAACACTCCTGGAAGGGAGTAAATTTGTTTCAGATATCCCCTTGAAAGGAGGGACATTTGACCTGGAGGCCATCTATGAGCTGGAATATCCCATGACCGATCGGGAAGTGGAGCGCTACCGGGAACTGGGAGAACTTACAGAAATCATCTTATCGAAGGCAGCGCAGAAATTAAGACCAGGAATGACAGAGAACCAGCTGAAGAAAGAGTTCCTGAAGCTATGCGCTGAATATGGAGCAGAAGTGGATGTGCTGCTTCTTGGAAGTGATGAACGAATCAAGTCGTATCGCCATTGTACTCCTACAGATAAGAGGATTGAGAAGACAGTGCTCTTGTCACCTGTATTGCGGAAGTACGGACTCCACTCCAACACAGCAAGAATGTTCTGCCTGGGGAAAGCGCCGGAAAAGCTGAGGGAAACCTACGACATTGTAAATCAGATCCAGGCAGAGATCATTGCGGCCAGCGTAGAAGGAATTCCTTTCAGGGAGATCTTCAGCCTGCAGGAGCAGATGTACCGGGAATTGGGATATGAAAATGAGTGGATGGTTCATGCACACGGAGCACCGGTAGGATATATGCTGTCTGACGGCGGAGTGCTGTATCATCAGGAACGAAAAATGAAGAAAAATCAAGCGTACGAATGGTACGTGACGGTAACTGGCGCAAAGTCAGCAGAATTAGTGATGAACGTGGAGGGGACGCAGGAAATCTTGTCTGTTGCCGGAAAGTGGCCGGTAAAAAAATACGAGACGAAGAGCGGCGGAAGAATTGAGCTGCCGGAAGTGTTGGAGGTATAA
- a CDS encoding carbohydrate kinase, with protein MGNYFMGMDYGTGGCKVCIIDENADVMAYAYRQYEIITNQEDYSEHNVQDYWPATCSMIKECIKKAGIQADEIRGIGTSSALPSLVMVDQEGEPVHNAYNLMDRRAKKQEDWLKQTIGADKIFDLTGNQIEDHPILVNLLWEKENRPEDYKRIYKALTIDGYIRMKLTGKMTAHHSAGTFYGVAYDLLENRFDETMLNRLGISKDILPDFYRCEDVVGEVTEKAAKESGLVPGIEVAGGQVDCNAGWIGAGAIEVGDVQMNLGTCGNIGIIRNTKEKFKDMFNFQYTTDCLNTYITVTTTQTGGQSLRYLKENFSQVETAMEGLIKGYDAFDYLNMEAEQIPPGSEGLVALPYLMGERTPIWDNDARGVIFGLSLYHTKAHVVRAMMEGVAYALYDSFVILKESGIKINYPLVMNEGGAKSKLWRRIITDVLNVPTVFVKNRVGAPYGDALLAAVATGYLKDFGIAKEKAEYVDPMEPISENHEIYMKYFALYKDLYKHVKEDFKTLRELRK; from the coding sequence ATGGGAAATTATTTTATGGGAATGGATTACGGAACAGGCGGATGCAAAGTCTGCATCATTGATGAGAATGCGGATGTGATGGCCTATGCCTACCGACAGTACGAGATCATTACCAATCAGGAGGATTATTCGGAACACAATGTGCAGGACTACTGGCCGGCCACCTGCAGTATGATCAAAGAATGTATTAAGAAAGCGGGAATCCAGGCGGATGAAATACGCGGGATCGGGACGTCTTCCGCTTTACCTTCTTTAGTGATGGTAGATCAGGAAGGGGAGCCTGTACATAACGCCTATAATCTGATGGACCGCAGGGCAAAAAAGCAGGAGGACTGGCTGAAACAGACGATAGGGGCAGATAAGATTTTTGACTTGACTGGTAATCAGATAGAGGATCATCCAATCCTGGTCAATCTGCTTTGGGAGAAAGAAAATCGGCCGGAGGATTATAAGAGGATTTATAAAGCACTTACTATCGATGGCTATATTCGAATGAAGCTGACTGGAAAGATGACCGCACATCATTCCGCTGGAACCTTTTACGGCGTGGCGTATGATCTTTTGGAAAATCGTTTTGATGAAACTATGCTGAACCGTCTGGGAATATCAAAAGACATACTGCCAGATTTTTACCGCTGTGAAGACGTGGTGGGAGAAGTGACCGAGAAGGCGGCAAAAGAATCAGGTCTGGTACCCGGCATCGAGGTGGCCGGAGGCCAAGTGGACTGCAATGCCGGGTGGATTGGAGCAGGAGCCATAGAAGTAGGCGATGTGCAGATGAATCTGGGAACTTGCGGAAATATTGGTATCATCCGTAATACAAAAGAAAAGTTCAAAGATATGTTTAACTTTCAGTATACCACAGATTGTCTGAATACTTATATTACTGTGACGACTACCCAGACAGGCGGACAGTCTTTACGGTATCTGAAAGAAAATTTTTCCCAAGTGGAGACGGCTATGGAAGGGCTGATCAAAGGGTATGACGCATTTGATTATTTGAATATGGAGGCAGAACAGATTCCGCCGGGAAGCGAGGGTCTGGTAGCGCTTCCCTATTTGATGGGCGAGCGGACTCCAATCTGGGACAATGATGCCAGGGGAGTAATCTTCGGATTGTCTCTTTACCATACTAAGGCCCATGTGGTCCGGGCTATGATGGAAGGGGTTGCTTATGCCCTGTATGATTCTTTTGTCATTTTAAAAGAAAGTGGCATAAAGATAAATTACCCGCTGGTCATGAATGAAGGCGGGGCAAAGAGCAAATTGTGGAGAAGGATCATTACAGATGTTCTGAATGTGCCGACGGTGTTTGTAAAAAACCGGGTTGGAGCGCCCTACGGAGATGCGCTTCTGGCAGCAGTAGCTACGGGATATCTTAAAGATTTTGGTATTGCCAAAGAAAAAGCGGAGTACGTAGATCCTATGGAGCCGATATCAGAAAATCATGAGATCTATATGAAATATTTTGCTCTTTATAAAGATCTTTATAAGCATGTGAAAGAAGATTTTAAAACCCTAAGAGAATTAAGAAAGTAG
- a CDS encoding SDR family oxidoreductase, which yields MEDPLMNTEKKLEGKIAVITGAGKGIGREAALAVAAEGATVVAVARTQTDLDKTVELIQEAGGTAISLSRDLTDAVQVQSMVDTVVEKYGRIDILVNNAGGYPSEIYDKVKQQAIKIWEWSETQWDQIIKTNLKIPFLCINKVVPVMIRQRKGDIVSVSSRMGRIASQMGAYAVAKGGIVTLTKTTAIQTQEYGIRANAVAPGMVDTPGQRVYNHNVGQDNAKMGSAADVAKAIRYLLCDAPDVMTGQVLDLFPTV from the coding sequence ATGGAGGATCCTTTGATGAATACAGAGAAAAAATTAGAAGGAAAGATCGCCGTCATCACCGGCGCCGGAAAAGGTATTGGCCGGGAAGCCGCTCTTGCCGTGGCCGCGGAGGGCGCCACAGTCGTAGCCGTCGCCCGGACTCAGACAGATCTGGATAAAACTGTAGAACTGATCCAAGAGGCAGGCGGAACCGCCATTTCCCTCTCCAGAGACTTGACTGATGCAGTTCAGGTACAGTCCATGGTGGACACTGTGGTAGAAAAGTATGGACGCATCGATATCCTGGTCAACAACGCAGGCGGGTATCCCTCTGAGATCTACGACAAAGTAAAACAGCAGGCCATCAAAATCTGGGAATGGTCAGAAACACAGTGGGATCAGATTATCAAAACCAATCTGAAAATTCCCTTCTTATGCATCAATAAAGTTGTTCCCGTCATGATCCGTCAGAGAAAGGGCGACATCGTCAGCGTATCCTCCCGTATGGGACGTATCGCTTCCCAGATGGGCGCTTACGCCGTGGCCAAGGGCGGCATTGTTACTCTGACAAAGACAACCGCCATCCAAACACAGGAATACGGCATCCGGGCCAACGCTGTGGCTCCCGGCATGGTAGATACGCCGGGTCAGCGGGTATATAACCATAACGTAGGCCAGGATAATGCCAAGATGGGCAGCGCCGCAGACGTGGCAAAAGCGATCCGGTATCTCCTTTGTGATGCTCCAGATGTCATGACCGGACAGGTGCTGGATCTATTTCCGACGGTATAG
- the aroB gene encoding 3-dehydroquinate synthase, giving the protein MELTVDLGEKSYPIYIENGILSQALPYIKNVFPGKRIMILSDDNVYPLYGQQLFNQLSGAYDCRTLVLPHGETAKNFQSLPRIYEALLQAGISRSDLVIALGGGVIGDLAGFAAASFLRGVKLIQIPTSLLAQVDSSVGGKVAVDLPQGKNLVGAFFQPSLVLIDPSVLDTLPERFQKDGMGEVIKYGCIKDARLFQILGSHSSFADLKPDLSHIIYRCVDIKRQVVEQDQFDTGERMLLNFGHTLAHTIEQHFHYERESHGEAVAIGMYQISKIAEEKGLTSPGTAASILSLLETYGLPHTCGLSMGDLMGAISLDKKNLGNHLNVILLHEIGDSYIYPTDAGFFADKTRKV; this is encoded by the coding sequence ATGGAACTGACTGTTGATCTTGGAGAAAAAAGCTACCCTATTTATATTGAAAATGGGATATTATCCCAGGCGCTTCCTTATATTAAGAATGTTTTCCCAGGGAAACGGATCATGATCCTCTCGGACGACAATGTTTACCCGCTCTATGGACAGCAGCTTTTCAATCAGCTTTCCGGCGCTTACGACTGCCGCACCCTGGTTCTCCCCCACGGGGAGACCGCGAAAAATTTCCAGTCTCTGCCCCGGATCTATGAGGCGCTCCTTCAGGCGGGTATTTCCAGAAGTGACCTTGTGATCGCCCTTGGAGGGGGCGTGATCGGGGATCTGGCCGGATTTGCCGCGGCCAGCTTTCTCCGGGGCGTGAAGCTCATACAGATCCCTACCTCCCTGCTGGCCCAGGTGGACTCCTCAGTTGGCGGGAAAGTGGCCGTGGATCTGCCTCAGGGCAAGAATCTGGTGGGCGCTTTCTTCCAGCCCTCCCTGGTCCTGATCGATCCTTCCGTGCTTGACACACTGCCGGAACGTTTCCAGAAAGACGGCATGGGCGAGGTGATCAAGTACGGCTGTATCAAGGACGCCCGCTTATTCCAGATATTAGGCAGCCATTCCTCTTTTGCGGATTTAAAACCGGATCTTTCCCATATCATTTACCGCTGTGTAGACATCAAACGCCAGGTGGTAGAACAGGACCAGTTTGACACCGGCGAACGAATGCTCCTAAATTTCGGTCATACCCTGGCCCATACCATCGAACAGCATTTCCATTATGAACGGGAAAGCCACGGGGAGGCGGTTGCCATCGGCATGTATCAGATCAGTAAGATCGCGGAAGAAAAGGGGCTGACCTCTCCCGGCACGGCCGCTTCGATCCTTTCCCTTCTTGAGACTTATGGACTGCCCCACACCTGCGGTCTTTCCATGGGAGATCTGATGGGCGCGATTTCATTGGATAAGAAAAATCTGGGAAATCATTTGAATGTGATCCTGCTCCACGAGATCGGAGACAGCTATATTTATCCTACGGATGCGGGATTCTTCGCCGACAAAACTCGAAAGGTTTAA
- a CDS encoding helix-turn-helix transcriptional regulator: protein MSKIIINIEAVLAEKGVSKTQLCYACRLQRTQLNNYCKNKVSRIDLNTLAKICDFLQCDVGEILRLEKEDEQEET from the coding sequence ATGAGCAAGATTATCATCAATATAGAAGCTGTCCTGGCAGAAAAAGGCGTCAGCAAGACTCAGCTTTGTTACGCGTGCAGACTTCAGCGTACCCAATTGAATAATTACTGCAAAAACAAGGTATCACGGATCGATCTGAACACGCTTGCTAAAATCTGTGATTTTCTGCAGTGTGACGTGGGCGAGATCCTGCGGCTTGAAAAAGAGGATGAACAAGAAGAGACATAA
- a CDS encoding iron-containing alcohol dehydrogenase encodes MQKTYEIEMPQRTYLGPGCLDKIADDIRRWRGRSCLIVTDAFLAASNAGTRVKEVIEKSGAQAVVYDGVCPNPTLETVTKGVELLLQARADLILSLGGGSAHDCAKAMRLVAARQGGKEGGPYFLIAVNTTAGTGSEVTKFAIITDEAKHRKLSLIDSLVVPDVAVNDPLLMMDMPKRLTAQTGMDALTHALESYVSAGANPFTRANAKEAVRLIAAWLPKAYEDGKNLEARDAMAYAEYLAGLAFSNSGLGMVHAMAHQLGGLYNLPHGLCNAVLLPHVITYNLSVCGEEYAQIMELIAPGEFGGTAVRSRRLVQYLRRLNQKLGIPEVLEVSGKNEDLEILIRMAQEDPSMKCNPRQPGMKELKEIYINILKWRS; translated from the coding sequence ATGCAGAAAACATACGAAATAGAGATGCCGCAGAGGACATACCTTGGCCCGGGATGCCTGGATAAGATTGCTGACGATATCAGGCGGTGGCGCGGGAGAAGCTGTCTGATCGTGACAGATGCTTTTCTTGCGGCGTCTAATGCGGGGACAAGAGTGAAAGAAGTAATTGAAAAGTCCGGAGCGCAGGCAGTTGTCTATGATGGGGTGTGCCCTAATCCAACTCTGGAAACAGTGACAAAGGGGGTCGAGTTACTGCTTCAGGCTAGAGCGGATCTGATCCTTTCTCTAGGCGGCGGAAGCGCCCATGACTGTGCGAAGGCAATGCGGCTGGTAGCCGCGCGCCAGGGAGGAAAAGAGGGCGGACCATATTTCCTGATCGCGGTCAACACAACGGCTGGGACTGGAAGTGAGGTCACCAAGTTTGCGATCATTACTGATGAGGCGAAGCACAGGAAATTGTCCTTGATCGACAGTCTGGTAGTGCCGGATGTCGCTGTCAACGACCCTCTTTTAATGATGGACATGCCAAAGCGATTGACAGCCCAGACCGGGATGGATGCTCTGACCCATGCGTTGGAATCTTATGTGTCTGCGGGCGCAAATCCATTTACCCGCGCAAATGCCAAAGAAGCGGTCCGGCTGATCGCGGCTTGGCTTCCCAAAGCTTATGAAGATGGGAAAAATCTGGAAGCCAGGGATGCAATGGCATATGCTGAATATCTTGCGGGATTGGCGTTTTCTAATTCAGGGCTTGGAATGGTACATGCTATGGCGCATCAGCTGGGAGGGCTTTATAATCTGCCGCACGGCTTGTGCAATGCGGTACTTCTGCCCCATGTGATCACATACAATCTTTCAGTATGTGGAGAGGAATACGCACAGATTATGGAATTAATCGCACCGGGAGAATTTGGAGGGACTGCTGTGAGGAGCAGGAGGCTAGTCCAGTATTTGAGGCGTCTGAATCAGAAGCTGGGTATCCCGGAAGTGTTGGAGGTGTCTGGGAAAAATGAGGATTTGGAAATCCTGATCAGGATGGCGCAGGAGGATCCTTCTATGAAATGCAATCCTAGACAGCCTGGGATGAAAGAATTGAAAGAAATCTATATAAATATTTTAAAATGGAGGTCATGA
- a CDS encoding LD-carboxypeptidase has translation MKSIYPKPLRPGDRICVIDPANAFTEEGMEGAREYLEKKGFEVTFSKDMAFRHGSPKERASIFNQVIRDEENRGIFCMWGGYGTMTLLEYLDYETLEANRPVFSGFSDNTALHMAISQKTNLVTFHGPTLYSVKRPATPEAMELFLEMAAEPERPRIFANLDGSGMKALREGCGQGRITGGNLTLISRLMGTPWEIDTKGKILFIEEVGERPYRIHGILTQLAMAGKLQEAAGVVVGALTDCDTPGRPGSALQLAREALEAARGPVACGVNAGHIGDALTIPINTEAKLTVTGNDICFQTIS, from the coding sequence ATGAAGAGTATTTATCCGAAACCGCTGCGGCCGGGGGATCGGATCTGCGTTATAGATCCGGCAAACGCGTTTACGGAAGAAGGTATGGAGGGAGCGCGTGAATATTTGGAGAAGAAAGGATTTGAAGTAACATTCTCCAAAGATATGGCCTTCCGTCATGGATCCCCGAAAGAACGAGCGTCCATATTTAACCAGGTGATCCGGGATGAGGAAAACAGAGGAATTTTCTGTATGTGGGGCGGGTATGGAACCATGACTCTGCTGGAGTATCTGGATTATGAGACGCTGGAAGCAAACAGGCCGGTATTCTCCGGATTCAGCGATAATACAGCGCTGCATATGGCGATCAGTCAAAAAACAAATCTGGTTACGTTTCATGGGCCCACTCTCTATAGCGTTAAGCGGCCGGCAACTCCAGAAGCGATGGAACTTTTTCTGGAAATGGCGGCGGAGCCGGAGCGTCCGAGGATTTTTGCCAATCTGGATGGGTCGGGTATGAAGGCGCTCCGGGAGGGCTGCGGCCAGGGGCGGATCACGGGAGGCAATCTGACCCTGATCAGCCGCCTGATGGGAACGCCCTGGGAGATTGACACCAAGGGAAAGATCCTGTTTATCGAAGAAGTAGGAGAACGGCCTTACCGTATCCACGGGATACTTACCCAGCTTGCCATGGCGGGGAAATTACAGGAGGCTGCGGGAGTCGTGGTAGGAGCCTTGACAGACTGTGATACGCCGGGGCGGCCGGGAAGCGCTCTCCAGCTTGCGCGGGAAGCGCTGGAAGCAGCGAGAGGTCCGGTAGCCTGCGGAGTAAACGCCGGACATATAGGAGATGCGCTTACAATCCCTATCAATACAGAGGCAAAATTGACGGTGACTGGAAATGATATCTGCTTTCAAACCATTTCCTGA
- a CDS encoding ethanolamine utilization protein EutN, with protein MFFGKVVGTIVATRKDIHLEGRKLLIVQRTDNQGNPQGDMLVAVDYVQAGRGDFVYLAKSKDAGFPVPERNAPIDAGIVGIIDHTTVIP; from the coding sequence ATGTTTTTTGGAAAAGTCGTGGGAACTATTGTAGCCACTCGAAAAGATATCCATCTGGAGGGAAGGAAACTCCTGATCGTACAGAGGACGGATAACCAAGGAAATCCTCAAGGGGATATGTTAGTGGCGGTGGACTATGTACAGGCAGGACGAGGAGATTTTGTCTATCTGGCAAAGAGTAAAGACGCCGGATTCCCAGTGCCGGAGCGTAATGCGCCTATTGATGCGGGGATTGTAGGGATTATTGATCATACAACGGTGATTCCCTGA
- the aroF gene encoding 3-deoxy-7-phosphoheptulonate synthase, with protein sequence MIIVLKPNSTNEQVARVEQLVKMRGLDTHIVVGTGQTIIGCIGDTSRIDPRLFEVNPYVDKVMHVQEPYKLANRAFHPDNSIVDVSGVKIGDGHLGLIAGPCSVESIDQVMEIAKSVKAAGANLLRGGAFKPRTSPYSFQGLGLEGLDILCQVKEEVGLPIVTELMSPEYLDIFNEKVDLIQIGARNMQNFDLLKQLGQVDRPILLKRGLNATYDEWIMSAEYIMASGNENVILCERGIRTFESYTRNTLDLQSIPVLHKLTHLPVIVDPSHAGGKWWLVDSMSKASIAAGADGLMVEVHNNPECALCDGAQSLKPEKYEHLIQDVTQIAKVVGKQV encoded by the coding sequence ATGATCATCGTATTAAAGCCAAATTCAACAAATGAACAGGTAGCCCGTGTAGAACAGCTTGTGAAAATGCGTGGACTGGACACCCATATCGTTGTAGGTACAGGTCAGACGATCATCGGCTGTATCGGCGATACTTCTCGCATCGATCCTCGCTTATTCGAGGTCAACCCCTATGTAGATAAAGTTATGCATGTCCAGGAGCCCTATAAGCTGGCAAACCGGGCATTCCATCCAGATAATTCTATAGTAGACGTGTCCGGCGTCAAGATCGGAGACGGCCATCTTGGACTGATCGCGGGACCCTGCTCTGTAGAATCAATCGACCAGGTGATGGAGATCGCCAAGTCCGTGAAAGCCGCTGGGGCCAATCTCCTGCGGGGCGGCGCGTTCAAGCCGCGGACCAGTCCTTATTCTTTCCAGGGACTCGGTCTGGAAGGGCTGGATATTTTATGCCAGGTCAAAGAGGAGGTTGGACTTCCCATTGTAACGGAACTGATGTCTCCAGAGTATCTGGACATTTTCAATGAAAAGGTAGATCTGATCCAGATCGGCGCCCGCAACATGCAGAATTTTGACCTTCTCAAACAGTTGGGACAGGTAGACCGGCCGATCCTCCTGAAGCGAGGCTTAAACGCCACCTATGACGAATGGATCATGTCTGCGGAATATATTATGGCTTCCGGAAATGAAAATGTCATCCTGTGCGAACGGGGGATCCGTACCTTTGAAAGCTATACCCGCAATACCCTGGATCTGCAGAGCATCCCGGTACTGCACAAACTGACTCACCTTCCAGTGATCGTAGATCCAAGCCATGCCGGCGGGAAGTGGTGGCTGGTGGATTCCATGTCCAAAGCTTCCATTGCGGCAGGGGCGGACGGACTGATGGTAGAAGTCCACAACAATCCCGAGTGCGCCCTATGCGATGGAGCCCAGTCTCTGAAACCGGAGAAATACGAGCATCTGATCCAGGACGTAACACAGATCGCAAAGGTCGTTGGGAAACAAGTATAG